taattttttatatttaattacaatttattcgaattatatttaatttagtttgacTGTTTGAACGTTGGTTAGAAATTGACGTAGATGTTCCATAAGATCGAGAGaagtttagttttttcttttcttttccgcGTCTCAAGCGACTATTTTCCACTGTTTACGTTCTTACACTTCTCTGTGCTTGCCACGTGTCCTCCCTCACCTCCTCCTCTTCTTAGTGATCCTAATTCTTCTCATATTCTCAACACTTATTTTTTCTCTCCAAGTTGTTCTCATTGCACATACTGTTCATTTCCTGCAGCTTGTGAAGAGTGCACCATGATGCCATTGGTTTGATTTTTCTGTGTTGGTGTAGCATTTGTCATTGATTTTGTGTTACAACAATTGGTTACATCCTTACTTATTTAATGATCTTGTGGATGCATGTGCAACTTGTTGAACTGAATCAATAAATGCTAAGGATATTTCTCTGTGTACCAATATCAAGCAACAAGAGTGCTGCTGAGGAATATTGCAGTGAAACTGAAAAGCAAGGTTTATTACGAAATGAGTTTCAGTGTTTTTATTTGATCCCTTTGCTGATTGTATTAGTTGCAGGAATTTATTGTCACCATGCTCACTCCTTTGTGTTGGTTTGCTTGAATTTTTTAAGTAGTTTGTTTTATAGTGTTGCTTTGAGAAGGTTCTTCCGTGTGGTGCAACTTTAGGATAAGAAAAGGACTGATGGATTGGCTGCATTGTGTAGACTGTGATGTTTTTTGTCTGTTTCATGAAAGTTCAGTACTTCTAGTTAGAAGGAGATTAAAAGTATGCTTTTATTCcttaaaactattttgaaatttgagtttagtttatatcaaattttaatacattcGTATCAGAAGTGACGTAATTTTAGGTTTCTGTCTACTAAAAGAACACATTTTGCAGTTAAAATGTAGAAACTAAATAaagatgtgacagattaaaaatatattttatccttAAATAAACTTGTTGGCGAATATTTTCTTTGGATTGTGAGTAAATTAGCTTGTTCTTTTGGCCAATGGTAGAACTCTGCAAGTTCATTGAGTATGCGATGGTTGTGGAATGGAACTTGGTTGTAGTCTGGGGTTGGCTGGATTTTGAGTTCATGTTTTCTGGATAGGATGTGGGCATACTAGTTATGTTCTTCATAGTAAAAAGGATGATCTGGGTGTGAATATGATTCAATAGAGTGTACAATGGCCTCAAAGTAAAACTTGAAGGTAAATTGAATGTGCTAGATTGTGAAGTAGTCTTAGAACAAAATATGGTACCACTTAATCACGGGTATATGTTGAGGAAATTTTGTAGAATAGCCATAAATGCGTAAGCATCCGTTttctacctttttttttttctctgattTTTCCAGATCTACATGACACCTATAATTTTCCCACAAATGCAGATTTAATCATAATAGACGTGTATTTTGTTATCCTATCCTATTATCACATATATCCTCTGTTATGACTTTTTTCATTCATGTAATATTTTCCAGATCATTTTTTCGCATCacaaaagacaaaaaagaaCATCCTGAAAGGTTAGAGGTCTTGCACCAAGAAGACAATATCATAGCCCtggtatttttctttcttcattagGTTCAGAAGGTGAATTTTGTTAATCTGGTGTATtatttgcttcttctttttaagTGCATGGCAACAGAGGGATTATAGGGCTTGATTGCTACCATTAATTCTTTATGATTGTTCAATTGGGATTGGGGTGGGTAGGAGAAAATCTTATTCTTGTCTTATCACTTTGTCCTTATAAAAGGAAACAAGTTATCTATCTTTTTGAGTTTAAAAATGagtcatcattttttttaaaccttgGCAACATGACAGCGATAAGGAGACAATCAATAAATACGTTCGACATAATCAACAGAGTATAATGAGCTCAAAATACTCCATCAGTTTGATGATGTACAGATGAATTTCCCATATGCTGATTTTTTGGGAAGTTTTAATGCAAAATTTAGCACGAATGGGCGTTTAAAGTTGAAGCAGTCTATTTAACAGCAAttttgttgcagtgcttcaaTTATGTACTCATGGCAACTATCTggaagtgattttttttttgttcttgtatCATACTTTCAGGTTGTTTTAGCTTCATTGGGGTTTGAAGGGAAAAATGTCGTTTAAGAGATCAAAATCAGTGACTGAAAGAACTCTATCTACTGAAGAGGAGCAGATGAAGGTACTTGACATTCATCTGGCCTTATTTTATGAATGTGAAATGATAAATCTGATGCATTGTTATTGTACATTAGTGCAGACTCTGATATTTTATCTTCCATCCCAATGTTTGCTTTAGTTCTTCATTTTTAGGCAATCAGTTATTTATCTTAGACgagggtaatttttttggaGGAATTTTGAAGTGGAAAATTATTTGATTTCCCTTTTTGTCTTAGGTTCTAGAAGTCAAAAAGATGATTGGTCCAATTGCTGAGAAGTGCTCAGTTCTGTGCTCGGATGCATCAATTCTAAGATACCTTAGAGCGCGCAGTTATAATACTAAGAAGACTGCAAAGATGTTGATAGGCACCATAAAATGGAGGCTGGAGTTCAAGCCTGAGAATATTCAATGGGTGtgcaacaaattttttttttttatctatctttttccataaaataaaaatagaacatATTAGAGTTCAAAGCATGAAAGTTGGCCAAATATGCTAGTTTTCTAAAGGCTTACTAGTACAGTTACTCTGTAAAAACGTGTGAACAGAATAGATAAATATAGCTCAAACCCAACTAAAATTCACTGTCTAGTTTTATAGGTGAATTGACTGTAATTGCAAATAAGTAATTTATGTGGCTTTATCAGTATAATTCTCTCTATCtcagattttattttgttcagtCAATTACATAGATGAGTTGCATGCTGTTAACTAGATAACTGCAAATGAAAGACAtatatcttgtttttttttttctactttttatgCAATTAGGGTGATATTGCTCAAGAAGCTGAGAGAGGAAGGCTGTATAAAGCTGATTACTTGGACAAGCAAGGAAggattgtttttgttattagaCCTGGTATTCAGGTAGTCTAAATATTTTGAGAGAGTAAGCTCAACATTCTTTTTTTTGTGTGGTTGTACTTAGCAGCTGAGCCTTCTTGCTGTTTGGTATCATTGCAATATAATTGAAGTTTGAGTATAAGGTTAATTTAATCTCTAAAATTGTGATTTATTATCACTTCAATCCTAGAATTaacaaaattcaagaaaatctcTGAAACTGTAATATCTGTGATTCGAGTCCACAGACTTATGTGAACCAAGTTACAGCTTGGGAGtttttatttgaagttttgtTAATGATGGGAACTAGAGTAGTTTACAATTTCAAGGgctaattgttcttttaatcTTAGAAGTTTCAATGCTTTTGACTAAGACTTCTTCATCTATCCAATTTAGAGTACAAACACTCCAATTGCGCAAATCAAGTATCTAATTTACTGTTTGGAGAATGCCATATGGAATCTAGGTTCCAATCAAGAGCAGATGGTTTGGCTCATTGATTTTCAAGGGTGGAACACAGCATGCTTGTCTATGAAGGTTGCACGAGACACTGCTCAAATCCTGCAGGCTCATTACCCGGAGAGGTTGGGCATTGCAATTTTTTACAATCCACCAAAAGTGTTTGAGTCATTTTGGACGGTATGACACCATAACATCTCCTGTATTCATCACTGTCTACTTTTCATTAGAAGGGAGGGGCAATGATTTTGTGAGACGAGGCTTGAATATGTAATGATATTCTCCTACTGATGttgtttgagaaaatatttttctcatttgCTTGGCATTTTTCTGATGTTTACGTTGTTTCTGTTGTAAAAACTTAAGATTCTGCATGCAACTTGTTTGTTGAAAGAGAACATAAACACATGTGCTTGATGAGAACTTGTATGTGCACATGCATGTGGTCAGTGTTTAGTCATATTATGCATCTCCTAGTTTGGAGATACTTTTGGTTGATTTCTGTTCCACCGTGCTGAATCATTAAATATGGGAAATATTACTCCAACCAGAGTGTAGTATTAGTTTCAAGTGAGCTGATAGATCAGATGAAAGGACTCCTGTGATTTATAAGTAGAAAGACAAGCTGGAATTTCTTTTGTTGGTTTCCTTTGTTAAAATTTGCTCAATAACCTCTCTTAAATTCAGTATTGTTGTATTTGCTTAGTGGTTTTTATGATCGTGCTTTTCATGTTACCAGATGGTGAAACCATTTCTAGAACCCAAGACTCACAAAAAGGTGATATTTGTTTACCCTCATAACCCAAGAAGCTGCGCGGTGATGGAAGAACACCTTGACATGGACAAGGTGGAATCCTATTTTGGTGGGAAAACTTCAGTTGGATTCAACTATGAAGCTTATGCTCGGAAAATGAAAGCAGATGAGAGTACCATGTCTCGTGTATTTGATTCATGTTGTTCATCATCGCCCGGACTTTTAGACTCAAAATCTCTCGAACCAGTGCAGTCACTTAACAGTGCTTCTGTGGGTGAAGCAGCATCTAGGGAGAAAGCAATTTGTTCAAACTTGGAAGATGCTGATGGTAGTACAAATGGAAAGATAACGTGCTCCCAGTATGAATCCAATAAGGTCAATGAACCAAACAAGATATAAAGGGCTGAATCAGAAGAAAAGTAGGCATAGGCAAGGTGGATTATATTACTCATTCAAACTACACAAACACTGAACTTCAATCAGTATGCATTATAGGTTTGAAAGTGTCATCTGAACCATTACTTTCTCAACCAAAGCCACTTGTGGTCCAGACCAGCATGGATCCAAATCTCACtcaaaaagataaaagtttGAGTTGGCTCATGTGGCATTAGAATGTCAGAAAAATTCAAGAAATAGAAATTTCAGATTTCTTTCATGTTACTTTTTCCCTCTCCCTAAGTTTCTCTATCTTTCTGTGTGTTGTGGTGGGGTTCTGATAGGGTGTGTTTCAGTGATTGTGATTGCTATTTGTTCAATGTCAAGCTATGATGAGAAACACCTACCACCCTTTCATGTACTAAGGTACAACCCAAGACCTAATTCACAAAAAGTTAATTTTCCtttaaacatgaaaattttGTAGAGATGAAGCATTTTCCATATTAATGTATTTGTTCGTTCGTGATGGGGTGTCATGGAGCTGGAGTTGCATCATCAAATCAGCATTTTAAACCAGGCTAGTAGTGGTTGTGACTTTACAGAAAGGAAAGCACATGACTCTTTCAGGGAAACATCTAACTTCAGAATTAATCATACTAATTTATTAGTACTATGAGATTCTAAATTTCTAATACAAATTACCATAAAGTATTTTCATAGGCAGAAAttaaagatagagaaaaaagaGGGAAAAAGGTTGCTTATCTTTTGATCCTTTCTCTAACTGGCTAAGCATAATATACAGTCAAAAAGTGAGTTCTTTAGTTCTGTAAGGCCCTGTGTCACCAGAGCTTTTATAACATCTTGATCTTATATTCTTTGGAAAAACAAGGACATTCATGTTAAGTGTataattgtaaataaataaattctaaaaatgaatttttattttatatttcacttGCAGTTTACTCTCAACATATTTTATAAGGTAAACGTCAAAAGAGATCTtctgttaaaaataaaaaaacttaaaaataaaacaaacccattggttgaaaattttaaaaaacacttaaaatgtACGAagaataattttcttataattttctGGACACATGAatgtcatttttaaaatttgctCTACTAATTCAAACTAAAGAGGCataataaaaacagaaataaaaatatattaattagtaaataatatttattttgttttgtaactttttttcaAGCATTTCTCAACTTCTTACGAAgaaatagtaattattttaatgcaATAATGTTGCCATAATGGCCTGTCTACTTTTCTTTAATgtgaatttaaaaatgaagattAAGAAGTACACAACTCTTTTTTGACAGAGAAGAAGTACATAAAGTTAATGCTTAGTACATATACATCAAGACGTTTAAATTATATCAAGAAATGAATGAAATTCCTaagaaaatactaaaatataaaaaatataataagaatgaAGAAAGGAGCTcgaaatagttttttttttcatttttatgaaaaataatgtttacaaaataaaatggaTGTTTAGgacttcaatttcaaatttagtcaactattttaaaataaactgtttttatgaatatgaaaatttatatctCATGATTATTCTTCAACATTATTCTCCTTTCaactttgtttcaattttttgtcatgtaaaaattgattttcGTGTATATAAAAAGAAGCATAATTGTTTAAAAACTAGTGTGGTTGTAATTagttgaagaaaaacaattctgattataattaattacgatagtaataatcaattttacatataattatttattaatataatttaattttgtcccAAACACACCTGAATATCAATAATTTCATCTATATTGTCActgtgtattaaaataattactctTAAATACTACTTAATTACTCAGTcaataaattcatatatctatatatatatatcattacaACTTTAACATTTTCTCTGTTAAATCACTCTCATCTTCCTTAATAATTTgcaaatatttatcattttttctgCTGAGTCTATGACTTCAATAAATTATCATAATGACTTCACTTGCCGGCTAAAATCAGGAATCAAATTTTGgaaagatttattaaaaaagtgcGTTTGGTGATCACCACTAATCTAGAAAAGCACGCAGACAAAAATACACGTTTtgtagaataaataaataataataataaattcatgTCATCGATGGAATCATCGTGACCAACATTCATCTTTGATTCTTTACATTTTCTTAATTCcgtttataaattatttataaagagaCGTGAATATAGAATTTAAGCACGTCAGTGTTACAAACTTGGCCAGGAGAAATACTTGTACACCACGTTACTAGtatgaaatatttgaattttaatttttgctggttttttatgttatttatttgttttacttttaagatacattgatttttaatattt
This sequence is a window from Vigna angularis cultivar LongXiaoDou No.4 chromosome 2, ASM1680809v1, whole genome shotgun sequence. Protein-coding genes within it:
- the LOC108328108 gene encoding uncharacterized protein LOC108328108 gives rise to the protein MSFKRSKSVTERTLSTEEEQMKVLEVKKMIGPIAEKCSVLCSDASILRYLRARSYNTKKTAKMLIGTIKWRLEFKPENIQWGDIAQEAERGRLYKADYLDKQGRIVFVIRPGIQSTNTPIAQIKYLIYCLENAIWNLGSNQEQMVWLIDFQGWNTACLSMKVARDTAQILQAHYPERLGIAIFYNPPKVFESFWTMVKPFLEPKTHKKVIFVYPHNPRSCAVMEEHLDMDKVESYFGGKTSVGFNYEAYARKMKADESTMSRVFDSCCSSSPGLLDSKSLEPVQSLNSASVGEAASREKAICSNLEDADGSTNGKITCSQYESNKVNEPNKI